From Pan troglodytes isolate AG18354 chromosome 9, NHGRI_mPanTro3-v2.0_pri, whole genome shotgun sequence, the proteins below share one genomic window:
- the HARBI1 gene encoding putative nuclease HARBI1, translated as MAIPITVLDCDLLLYGRGHRTLDRFKLDDVTDEYLMSMYGFPRQFIYYLVELLGANLSRPTQRSRAISPETQVLAALGFYTSGSFQTRMGDAIGISQASMSRCVANVTEALVERASQFIRFPADEASIQALKDEFYGLAGMPGVMGVVDCIHVAIKAPNAEDLSYVNRKGLHSLNCLMVCDIRGTLMTVETNWPGSLQDCAVLQQSSLSSQFEAGMHKDSWLLGDSSFFLQTWLMTPLHIPETPAEYRYNMAHSATHSVIEKTFRTLCSRFRCLDGSKGALQYSPEKSSHIILACCVLHNISLEHGMDVWSSPMTGPMEQPPEEEYEHMESLDLQADRIRQELMLTHFS; from the exons ATGGCTATACCAATAACAGTGCTTGACTGTGACCTCCTGCTATATGGCCGTGGTCACCGGACATTGGACCGTTTTAAGCTGGATGATGTGACTGATGAATACTTGATGTCCATGTATGGGTTTCCACGGCAGTTCATTTATTACTTGGTGGAGCTCTTGGGGGCGAATCTTTCTAGGCCTACTCAGCGATCCAGGGCTATTAGCCCAGAGACACAGGTCCTTGCAGCATTGGGTTTTTATACCTCAGGTTCCTTCCAGACTCGGATGGGAGATGCCATTGGAATCAGTCAGGCGTCTATGAGTCGTTGTGTTGCCAATGTCACTGAAGCACTTGTGGAAAGGGCCTCACAGTTCATTCGCTTTCCAGCTGATGAAGCCTCCATTCAGGCTCTGAAGGATGAATTCTATGGGTTGGCAGGGATGCCAGGGGTGATGGGGGTCGTTGACTGTATCCATGTGGCCATCAAGGCACCAAATGCTGAAGACCTCTCCTATGTGAACCGAAAAGGCCTGCATTCTTTAAACTGCCTGATGGTGTGTGACATTAGAGGGACACTAATGACCGTGGAGACAAACTGGCCCGGCAGCCTACAGGACTGTGCTGTGCTGCAGCAGTCTTCCCTCAGTAGTCAGTTTGAAGCGGGTATGCACAAAGATAGCTGGCTTCTGG GTGACAGTTCCTTCTTTCTTCAAACCTGGCTCATGACCCCACTTCACATTCCTGAAACTCCAGCAGAATATCGCTATAACATGGCCCATTCTGCAACTCACAGTGTGATTGAGAAGACTTTCCGAACCCTCTGCTCCCGATTCCGCTGCCTGGATGGATCCAAGGGGGCACTGCAGTACTCACCAGAGAAATCCAGCCATATCATCTTGGCCTGTTGTGTCCTCCACAACATCTCCCTGGAGCATGGGATGGATGTTTGGTCCTCTCCAATGACAGGACCCATGGAACAGCCCCCGGAAGAAGAGTATGAGCACATGGAGTCCCTGGACTTACAGGCTGACCGTATTCGTCAGGAGCTAATGCTCACTCATTTTAGCTAA